The Antennarius striatus isolate MH-2024 chromosome 20, ASM4005453v1, whole genome shotgun sequence genome includes a region encoding these proteins:
- the snx7 gene encoding sorting nexin-7, with amino-acid sequence MSLLSGLSEHMLGLEGDEDLEVFTQNKPQAEESPNSPTSMNNQYRLSEEDEQQDVNIRDLFITVDHPESQVTAIETFIMYRVVTKTSRSDFNSSEFEVRRRYQDFLWLRSRLEEDHPTLIIHPLPEKFVMKGMVERFNNDFIDTRRKALHRFLNKISEHPVLSYSQHFKVFLTSQELLSVRKQGPGFLSRMGETVRAVAQSVRGPKSRPEEFTVMQEYVEEFSNKMCAVEKISQRIVKEQREYLDELKQCSPAYTRWAESEEVISESLRGVASCVERCGHETEEQIQHLSEVLVPILRECILCAETVKAVMRRRDNIQAEFEAKNEARANRKDEQEALQEEVDSLANQVELANHALKGDWSRWQNSLRADLKSAFISTSDKNIENYEKCLAVWESFLLSQREESIQQTDGDDAT; translated from the exons ATGAGCCTCCTGAGCGGCCTGTCGGAGCACATGTTGGGTCTGGAGGGGGACGAGGACCTGGAGGTGTTCACCCAG AACAAACCCCAGGCAGAAGAAAGTCCCAACTCCCCCACCTCCATGAACAACCAGTACCGACTCAGTGAGGAGGACGAGCAGCAGGATGTCAACATCAGAGACCTCTTCATCACCGTGGATCATCCAGAGAGCCAAGTCACCGCCATCGAAACCTTCATCATGTACAGAGTTGTTACAAAG ACTTCACGGAGCGACTTTAACTCCAGTGAGTTCGAGGTTCGCCGCCGCTATCAAGACTTCCTGTGGCTCCGGAGTCGACTGGAAGAAGATCACCCCACACTCATCATCCAC CCGCTGCCTGAGAAGTTTGTGATGAAGGGAATGGTGGAACGCTTCAACAACGACTTCATCGACACCAGGAGAAAAGCTCTGCATCGCTTCCTCAACAAGATCTCTGAGCATCCCGTCCTGTCGTACAGCCAGCACTTCAAAGTCTTCCTCACCTCACAG GAGCTGCTGTCTGTCAGGAAACAGGGTCCTGGCTTCCTGAGCAGGATGGGGGAGACGGTGAGAGCCGTCGCTCAGTCGGTGCGAGGCCCAAAGAGCCGGCCGGAGGAGTTCACTGTGATGCAGGAATACGTGGAGGAATTCAGTAACAAGATGTGTGCAGTGGAAAAAATCAGCCAGCGGATCGTCAAGGAGCAGAGAG AGTACCTGGATGAGCTGAAGCAGTGCAGTCCCGCCTACACTcggtgggcggagtcagaggaggtCATATCGGAGTCGCTTAGGGGCGTGGCCAGCTGTGTGGAGCGTTGTGGTCACGAAACAGAGGAGCAGATCCAGCATCTGTCTGAGGTCCTCGTCCCCATCCTGCGTGAGTGTATCCTCTGTGCTGAGACGGTGaag GCCGTCATGAGAAGGAGAGACAACATCCAGGCTGAGTTTGAAGCCAAGAATGAGGCTCGAGCAAACAGGAAAGATGAACAAGAAGCA CTGCAGGAAGAGGTCGACAGTCTGGCCAATCAGGTGGAGCTGGCTAACCACGCCTTGAAGGGAGATTGGTCGCGCTGGCAAAACAGCCTGAGAGCTGACCTCAAATCAGCCTTTATCTCCACCAGTGACAAGAACATTGAGAACTATGAAAAG tgCCTGGCCGTGTGGGAGTCATTCCTGTTGTCTCAGAGAGAGGAGTCCATCcagcagacagatggagacGACGCCACATGA